One Thermofilum pendens Hrk 5 DNA segment encodes these proteins:
- the hxlB gene encoding 6-phospho-3-hexuloisomerase, translating to MSEDVSKAMVSIASYIEKVAGELDKESVNRFLKILTSALATKSKILVVGAGRSGLVAKAFAMRLMHLGFNVYVVGETITPSISEGDVLIAVSGSGSTQVVLSVASAAKRAKAVVVAITSFAESPLGKISDHIVVVPGRTKVAAETDYFARQVLGMYEPLAPLGTLFEDTVMVFFDGVIYALMNILGVGEEDMKKRHANVEFV from the coding sequence GTGTCGGAAGACGTATCGAAAGCAATGGTTAGTATTGCCTCCTATATAGAGAAGGTGGCAGGCGAGCTGGACAAAGAAAGCGTTAACAGGTTCCTGAAGATCCTGACTTCAGCGCTCGCCACGAAGAGTAAGATCCTTGTCGTCGGCGCTGGCAGGAGCGGACTGGTGGCGAAAGCTTTCGCCATGAGGTTAATGCACCTCGGCTTCAACGTGTACGTAGTAGGCGAAACCATAACGCCGTCTATCTCGGAAGGTGACGTTCTAATAGCTGTAAGCGGCTCGGGAAGCACCCAGGTGGTCCTTTCTGTAGCCTCGGCGGCTAAGAGGGCTAAAGCTGTCGTGGTAGCGATAACTTCTTTTGCAGAGTCACCCCTAGGAAAGATCAGCGATCACATCGTGGTGGTTCCTGGGAGAACGAAGGTAGCCGCGGAGACCGACTACTTCGCGAGACAAGTGCTGGGAATGTACGAGCCTCTAGCGCCTCTGGGCACGCTCTTCGAGGACACGGTCATGGTGTTCTTTGACGGCGTGATATACGCCTTGATGAACATTCTCGGAGTAGGCGAAGAGGATATGAAGAAGAGGCACGCGAACGTAGAATTCGTATGA
- a CDS encoding NERD domain-containing protein, giving the protein MISFKVELVLKKAAELLSRGKVASITEIVSETGLPQEFVQLVLESLEIPVVNGYIEESLPGVLVKAWLHGYDVVSLALSSGWSSFEELCCYLAESFGLRTKRNLRFKNLGRRFEVDLIAASDNLVLVVDCKRWRRAPPSSLKKAAKAHLERCLALADKMKSGADIGIRLGKQAKLYPLIVNLYDVGPLVEEGVLILGLKEFKEILQSLDPLLLEEMGAKSITVTTPHL; this is encoded by the coding sequence TTGATAAGCTTTAAGGTAGAGTTAGTCCTCAAGAAAGCCGCAGAACTTCTTTCCCGGGGTAAGGTAGCCAGCATCACCGAGATAGTGTCTGAAACTGGTCTTCCACAGGAGTTCGTCCAGCTGGTCCTAGAAAGCCTAGAAATACCCGTAGTCAACGGCTACATCGAAGAGTCTCTACCGGGGGTTCTCGTTAAGGCTTGGCTACACGGCTACGACGTTGTATCCTTGGCGTTAAGCTCCGGGTGGAGTAGCTTTGAGGAACTCTGCTGCTACCTAGCGGAAAGCTTCGGGCTTAGGACCAAGCGGAATCTCCGCTTTAAAAACTTAGGAAGAAGATTCGAGGTAGACCTTATAGCTGCGAGCGACAACCTCGTATTAGTTGTTGACTGTAAGAGGTGGCGAAGAGCCCCGCCGTCTTCTCTGAAAAAAGCCGCGAAAGCGCATCTTGAACGGTGCTTAGCGCTGGCTGACAAAATGAAGTCGGGAGCAGACATAGGAATACGGCTAGGTAAACAAGCTAAGCTCTACCCGTTGATAGTCAACCTCTACGACGTAGGTCCCCTAGTGGAGGAAGGTGTGCTCATACTAGGCCTGAAGGAGTTCAAAGAGATTCTTCAGTCCCTAGACCCTCTGCTCTTAGAGGAGATGGGAGCAAAGTCGATAACAGTCACGACACCGCATCTATGA
- the rpl14p gene encoding 50S ribosomal protein L14, with the protein MAKRGPKTVGVSYRLGLTPGVFMESLVKVADNSGATLAKVIGVPHYKAVWRRIPGAAVGDIVIVSIRAGKPELRKQVMRAIVIRQRRPYRRPDGSWIAFEDNAVVIITPEGEPKGTEIRGPLAKEAAERWPKLSAMASIIV; encoded by the coding sequence GTGGCTAAGAGAGGTCCGAAAACAGTTGGTGTTTCCTATAGGCTAGGCCTTACACCAGGAGTATTCATGGAGAGCCTAGTAAAGGTTGCCGATAACTCTGGTGCTACGCTGGCAAAAGTAATAGGAGTCCCGCACTACAAAGCCGTGTGGCGGCGCATACCTGGGGCGGCGGTAGGCGATATTGTTATAGTTTCCATTAGGGCGGGCAAACCGGAGCTTAGAAAGCAGGTTATGCGCGCAATAGTGATCAGGCAGAGAAGACCCTACCGGAGACCTGACGGGAGCTGGATTGCGTTCGAGGATAACGCCGTTGTGATAATAACGCCCGAGGGAGAGCCCAAAGGTACCGAGATTCGAGGGCCTCTAGCCAAGGAAGCCGCCGAGAGATGGCCAAAGCTCTCCGCGATGGCCTCCATAATAGTGTAG
- a CDS encoding thiamine-phosphate kinase — protein MPELREDVVVDKVTSLLGLRKDDAAVLSLEETSLVVNVDSFESGIHLYPFLPPRIAGRRAAVGSISDVLVKGAKPLGILVSLRVPSTADLGFLEEFYRGLLEAGTRFGARILGGDTDVSSTCYLRVDVVAIGVSRGKVLHRWGAKPGELVAITGRVGISSVLYALSSGGALSCNPGNSLVEEYGWGQLPEPATWLGIKELLTSAIDNSDGLALSLYYLAESSGVGIVVEELPVHAVAKECLPRERLVDAVLYASGEDYNFIFTFPEEAEEEVRKTGATIIGRVTEGEGVFLSDGRRVERKGWIGGPGYSPRL, from the coding sequence ATGCCTGAACTTCGGGAGGACGTCGTAGTAGACAAGGTAACCAGCTTACTAGGCCTTAGAAAGGACGACGCCGCAGTGCTAAGTCTTGAAGAAACCAGCCTGGTTGTCAACGTCGACTCCTTTGAAAGCGGCATCCATCTGTACCCCTTCCTCCCACCCAGGATTGCCGGTAGGCGCGCAGCGGTAGGCTCGATAAGCGATGTGCTCGTTAAGGGCGCGAAGCCTCTCGGTATCCTCGTGTCTTTGCGCGTGCCCTCCACCGCGGATCTCGGCTTCCTTGAAGAGTTTTACAGAGGACTCCTGGAAGCCGGTACGAGGTTCGGGGCGAGAATACTTGGTGGAGACACGGACGTATCGAGCACGTGTTACCTGAGGGTTGACGTCGTGGCGATAGGAGTTTCCAGGGGCAAGGTTTTACACAGGTGGGGTGCTAAGCCCGGAGAACTGGTGGCTATTACCGGGCGAGTAGGCATTTCCTCTGTGCTCTACGCCTTATCGTCGGGCGGCGCGTTGAGTTGCAACCCTGGCAACAGCCTTGTAGAAGAGTACGGGTGGGGGCAGTTACCGGAACCGGCTACGTGGCTAGGCATTAAGGAGCTACTCACATCTGCTATTGACAACAGTGATGGACTAGCGCTATCCCTGTACTACCTCGCGGAATCCTCCGGGGTAGGCATAGTGGTCGAGGAACTACCAGTACACGCCGTCGCCAAGGAGTGCCTTCCACGCGAACGCCTAGTCGACGCCGTACTCTACGCCTCCGGCGAAGACTACAACTTCATCTTTACGTTCCCAGAGGAAGCTGAAGAAGAAGTCAGGAAAACGGGCGCGACGATCATAGGCAGGGTAACAGAGGGGGAGGGAGTCTTCCTCTCTGACGGCAGGAGAGTTGAAAGGAAAGGCTGGATAGGCGGCCCGGGGTATTCTCCTAGGCTATGA
- a CDS encoding 30S ribosomal protein S17: MAKLKGVGIPGVSPPQMKCNDPLCPWHGELPVRGQVLRLRVEKVKMHNVAVAVHEYLYYNEKYKRYEVRRKKKHVRVPPCIPVKPGDEVIVAETRPLAKSVSFVVIGKVGG; this comes from the coding sequence ATGGCAAAGTTGAAGGGTGTGGGTATTCCCGGAGTAAGCCCTCCGCAAATGAAGTGTAACGACCCTCTGTGCCCGTGGCATGGGGAGTTGCCCGTGAGAGGACAAGTGCTGAGGCTACGCGTAGAGAAGGTTAAAATGCACAACGTGGCGGTGGCTGTACACGAGTATCTTTACTACAACGAGAAGTATAAAAGGTATGAAGTAAGGCGTAAAAAGAAGCATGTACGTGTGCCGCCCTGCATACCGGTGAAGCCCGGCGACGAGGTCATCGTCGCGGAGACACGCCCGTTGGCAAAGTCTGTCTCGTTCGTAGTTATAGGAAAGGTTGGCGGGTGA
- a CDS encoding ATP-dependent DNA helicase — translation MSEELRAQVEALIPYKTVRKGQLELALEVAKAYAEKAILLARYPTGIGKTAAVLAGALASGAPKVVYLARSKSQFQAPLREVKRLLERGISVPTVVLVNKKNYCLLRGALPLDYEEFLHFCRVKRFTGACPYSSEFEDAEIPVLVTPKSARSLGAKLGVCPFELAWKALRKARLVVASYPYVFREDLRRLLVESLGTPMDVLMLVVDEAHNLPDHIAESTAIAVSDATLRRAISELRAAGIGQELASSLSNLLGYMKRIKGAEEGVRIPLDELTYLVPPADEVKRVALALEKLTGMYSSLWQLYAFAEALRRASHEYLVTAVSSDGSVSLKLVLINPGKVSREVFPKVRSAVLMSSTLMPAEYYVAVLGFPGERVREVSYPFVWSENVDVVIVKGISSRYVERGEELYRRYASAIDYIFELPSTRRALAIFPSYSFMMGVYPYIRSKPVIIERRDSTIGSMLGKVLELEKALLLVVARGKFAEGVEFTVLGKSLIDTIVIAGLPVPEPSVENEKLYELLQERLGDRDLAWKYVYLYPAFMQVVQGIGRGVRSEKDKVKVFILDERMIGEGEKYLSMYGLVPRVGKLPL, via the coding sequence ATGAGCGAGGAATTGCGCGCACAGGTGGAGGCTCTAATACCCTATAAGACTGTCAGGAAGGGCCAGCTCGAGCTAGCTTTGGAAGTTGCCAAGGCGTATGCCGAGAAGGCGATCCTGCTTGCACGCTATCCTACTGGTATAGGGAAGACGGCGGCTGTGCTTGCCGGAGCTCTCGCGTCGGGTGCCCCCAAAGTCGTGTATCTCGCGCGGTCTAAGTCACAGTTCCAGGCTCCTTTAAGGGAGGTTAAAAGGCTCTTGGAGAGGGGTATAAGCGTTCCCACCGTAGTCCTCGTGAACAAGAAGAACTACTGCCTACTGAGAGGGGCCCTTCCGCTGGACTACGAGGAATTTCTCCACTTCTGCCGGGTTAAGAGATTCACGGGGGCGTGCCCCTACTCTTCGGAGTTTGAAGACGCAGAAATCCCCGTCCTGGTGACCCCTAAGAGTGCCAGGTCTTTAGGTGCGAAGCTAGGGGTATGCCCCTTTGAGCTAGCCTGGAAGGCCTTAAGGAAAGCTAGGCTCGTCGTCGCATCCTATCCTTACGTCTTCCGCGAAGATCTGCGGAGGCTTCTCGTCGAAAGCCTAGGCACCCCGATGGATGTTTTAATGCTCGTAGTCGATGAGGCCCACAACTTGCCGGATCATATAGCCGAGTCTACCGCGATAGCCGTCTCGGACGCAACGCTGAGAAGAGCTATTTCGGAACTGAGAGCGGCAGGCATAGGGCAGGAGCTTGCCTCCTCGCTTTCCAACCTATTAGGTTACATGAAGAGGATTAAAGGAGCTGAGGAAGGTGTAAGAATACCTCTGGATGAGCTTACGTACCTAGTTCCTCCAGCGGACGAGGTTAAGAGGGTCGCCCTGGCTCTGGAGAAGCTTACAGGCATGTACTCAAGTTTGTGGCAACTCTACGCGTTCGCCGAGGCTTTGAGACGCGCGTCACACGAGTATCTAGTAACCGCAGTGTCGAGCGACGGATCGGTATCGTTGAAGCTTGTACTTATAAATCCTGGGAAGGTGTCTAGGGAAGTTTTCCCCAAAGTTAGAAGTGCCGTGCTGATGTCGTCGACGCTTATGCCGGCAGAATACTACGTGGCTGTCCTGGGCTTTCCCGGAGAGAGAGTAAGGGAAGTCTCCTACCCCTTTGTGTGGAGCGAAAACGTTGACGTTGTCATAGTTAAGGGTATATCGTCCAGGTACGTCGAGCGCGGAGAGGAACTCTACAGGCGGTACGCAAGCGCAATAGACTACATTTTCGAGCTTCCCAGTACTAGGAGGGCTCTAGCCATCTTCCCTTCCTACTCCTTCATGATGGGCGTTTATCCCTACATACGCTCAAAGCCCGTTATCATCGAGAGGCGGGATTCCACTATAGGCTCTATGCTTGGGAAGGTGCTCGAACTCGAGAAAGCCCTGCTCCTCGTAGTTGCGCGCGGAAAGTTCGCCGAGGGGGTTGAGTTCACGGTGCTTGGAAAGTCTCTCATAGACACGATCGTGATAGCCGGGCTACCCGTCCCGGAGCCTTCGGTGGAGAACGAAAAGCTCTACGAGCTACTTCAAGAAAGGCTGGGCGACAGGGATCTTGCATGGAAGTACGTCTACCTTTATCCCGCCTTTATGCAAGTAGTGCAAGGCATAGGTAGGGGTGTTCGAAGCGAGAAGGATAAAGTGAAGGTGTTCATATTGGATGAGCGCATGATAGGAGAGGGTGAAAAGTACCTGTCTATGTACGGGCTCGTCCCCCGCGTAGGGAAGCTCCCCCTGTAG